In a genomic window of Alkalihalobacillus sp. TS-13:
- a CDS encoding DUF2254 domain-containing protein: MKLNDYWLKFRHSFWFLPIFYGVLALFMAMLSMYLEESIPTKIIAKYVPNALMTDVKLGQTILNAIAVSVLTMTSITFSSIMVVLTTYSSQFSPRTLQDFISDVVTQRVLGVFTGGFIYSLLLLLFLKDLSDKKLFLGPGVAVIWAIVCLGFFVFFIHHVATWTQVNNLIDKITTRTQETIRNSFHLGVAQTKSKQISVKENIKELEKKDKVTINAPTSGYLQMIKLGPILEKATENDEILKVERRIGDYIFKETPLYSFLDTDSLTKEAETRYEECFLIGTERNTVQDVEFGIQKLVEIALRAISPGINDPHTAINSINRIGTILSELGEIMFPRPYYYDEDNNLRVILDIQSYRELLYKAFYQLRHYAREDVSVCASTISVLHGIVERNILDRSLQKIVWDFAVYFIEGIETDVLLEWDKQFINEKILRLAKTIGREKEYQQVKLP; encoded by the coding sequence ATGAAACTTAATGACTACTGGCTTAAATTTAGACATAGCTTCTGGTTCTTACCAATCTTCTATGGTGTCCTAGCCCTTTTCATGGCGATGTTGAGCATGTATCTGGAAGAATCTATCCCTACGAAAATCATCGCAAAATATGTGCCGAACGCCTTGATGACCGACGTTAAACTAGGACAAACCATTTTGAATGCGATTGCTGTATCGGTACTAACAATGACGTCCATCACATTCTCCTCGATCATGGTCGTGTTGACTACATATTCATCCCAGTTTTCACCAAGGACACTGCAGGATTTCATCAGTGATGTCGTTACACAACGGGTCCTAGGTGTTTTTACTGGGGGATTCATCTACTCATTACTTTTATTGCTTTTTCTAAAGGATCTCAGTGACAAGAAATTATTCCTTGGTCCAGGTGTTGCCGTCATTTGGGCGATTGTTTGCCTTGGGTTCTTCGTCTTTTTCATCCACCATGTGGCAACATGGACTCAGGTCAACAATCTGATTGACAAAATCACGACTCGGACACAAGAAACGATCCGTAACAGCTTCCACTTAGGGGTGGCTCAGACAAAATCAAAGCAGATATCCGTAAAGGAAAACATTAAAGAGCTTGAAAAAAAAGATAAGGTTACGATCAATGCTCCGACATCAGGCTATTTGCAAATGATAAAACTAGGACCCATATTGGAAAAAGCAACAGAAAACGATGAGATCCTCAAGGTGGAACGCAGGATCGGCGATTATATCTTTAAAGAGACACCTTTGTATTCCTTTCTTGATACTGATTCTTTAACTAAAGAAGCTGAGACACGATACGAGGAATGCTTTTTAATCGGTACTGAAAGAAATACGGTTCAGGATGTTGAATTTGGTATTCAGAAATTGGTTGAGATTGCACTTCGAGCTATTTCACCAGGTATCAATGATCCACATACGGCGATCAACTCTATCAATCGGATCGGGACGATTTTATCTGAATTGGGAGAAATCATGTTTCCAAGGCCTTATTATTACGATGAAGATAACAATTTAAGAGTGATTCTGGATATCCAATCTTATCGAGAATTACTCTATAAAGCGTTCTATCAGCTTCGCCACTATGCGCGTGAAGATGTCTCAGTGTGCGCATCTACTATATCCGTACTGCATGGAATTGTTGAACGGAATATCCTTGATCGTTCACTCCAAAAAATCGTTTGGGATTTTGCTGTCTATTTTATCGAGGGGATCGAAACCGATGTATTGTTGGAATGGGATAAACAGTTCATCAACGAAAAAATCTTGCGGCTCGCAAAAACCATCGGTCGCGAAAAAGAATATCAGCAAGTTAAATTGCCATGA
- a CDS encoding DUF2254 domain-containing protein, producing MYIKNSLHKIHQSFWYLPAFFSLIAVFLAYLSVEVDFWMDLRELHMHFPGFMITDRNTTQLILSALATSILTMTAITFSSIMVLLSTYLAQYSPRTLDNFLSDMVTRRVLGIFIGSFLYFVLVLLWMNISDQQSFLVIPSLSVSLSALCLGFFVYFIHHVGTWIQVNNLIQDITDNCLSILSSHKDDRSDLVSSTSSPWSSWEDEEYKTKECRNASSEFSGYLQFIDLDKMVKLATRDDLLIRFEKNIGDYVDEGTVLFSYWSLDDRSFDIEDYLQNIRVGKQRTTEQDIEYGIQKLTEIALRAISPAVNDPYTAITCIQRLGKILSRLAQTSLEEPYIYDNEKNLRVILNTGEFSQVLYKSFYQIRHYGKQDVSVIGAIFEALTLIAEKSAPTMKDVIWDFAKAIVEGIDRSALIHLDFKYLNYKLDVLARYTGHQKEKQLL from the coding sequence ATGTATATAAAGAATTCATTACATAAGATCCATCAAAGTTTCTGGTATCTCCCTGCATTTTTTAGTTTGATTGCTGTCTTCCTTGCCTATCTATCTGTAGAGGTGGATTTTTGGATGGATTTGAGGGAGCTCCATATGCATTTCCCAGGCTTCATGATCACTGATCGCAATACCACCCAGTTGATTCTAAGCGCATTAGCGACTTCGATCCTTACGATGACAGCCATCACATTTTCATCAATTATGGTACTCTTATCTACCTATCTAGCGCAATATTCCCCTCGTACACTCGATAACTTTTTGAGTGATATGGTGACACGAAGAGTGTTGGGAATTTTCATCGGATCTTTCTTGTATTTCGTCCTCGTCCTGCTATGGATGAATATTTCGGATCAACAGAGCTTTTTAGTGATCCCTTCGTTGTCCGTTTCCTTATCCGCATTGTGCCTTGGATTTTTCGTCTATTTCATCCATCATGTTGGCACTTGGATTCAGGTCAACAACCTCATTCAGGATATTACAGATAACTGTCTTTCCATTTTATCATCCCATAAAGATGACAGATCAGACCTGGTTTCATCTACCTCCTCCCCTTGGTCAAGCTGGGAAGATGAAGAATACAAAACAAAGGAATGCCGGAACGCATCCTCTGAATTCTCAGGCTATCTTCAATTCATCGATTTGGACAAAATGGTGAAACTAGCAACAAGAGATGATTTACTCATCCGCTTCGAAAAGAACATTGGAGACTATGTAGATGAAGGCACGGTCCTTTTTTCTTATTGGTCTTTGGATGATCGCTCTTTTGATATAGAGGATTATTTGCAAAATATACGCGTTGGTAAGCAACGGACCACGGAGCAAGATATCGAATATGGAATCCAGAAGCTGACAGAGATCGCTCTCCGGGCCATATCACCGGCTGTTAATGACCCTTACACGGCAATCACCTGTATCCAGAGACTCGGTAAAATCTTATCCAGGCTTGCCCAAACATCACTTGAGGAACCTTATATCTATGACAATGAAAAAAACCTGCGTGTCATCCTGAACACAGGTGAATTTTCACAGGTCTTGTATAAAAGTTTCTATCAGATCCGCCATTATGGGAAACAGGATGTCTCTGTCATTGGTGCAATCTTCGAGGCCTTGACATTGATTGCCGAAAAAAGCGCTCCAACTATGAAAGATGTGATATGGGATTTTGCAAAAGCGATTGTCGAAGGAATCGATCGCTCTGCTCTCATCCACCTCGATTTCAAATACTTAAACTATAAACTCGATGTTTTGGCACGATACACCGGCCATCAGAAGGAGAAACAGCTGCTTTGA
- the hutH gene encoding histidine ammonia-lyase produces the protein MITLTGNTLTLKEIYHVLFEEEQVQASAESMENVKVSRKSVEKIVSNNEVVYGITTGFGKMSDVWIDQSQVEALQLNLIRSHACGVGEPFPEVVSRAMLLLRTNALLKGYSGVRVEVINLLIDCINSGIHPIVPQQGSLGASGDLAPLSHLALVLIGEGEAFYKGKRVSGEEALQRENLTPLVLSAKEGLALINGTQAMTAMGVVAYLEAEKLAYQSELIAAITLEGLRGITDAFEEEIHQARGYPEQVGVAQRIRMYIKQSELSTKQGEVRVQDAYSLRCIPQVHGATWQALNYVKEKLEIEINAATDNPLIFDYGNKVISGGNFHGQPIAIAMDLLSIAIAELANISERRIERMVNPQLNDLPAFLSADPGVESGAMILQYAAASLVSENKTLAHPASVDSIPSSANQEDHVSMGTIGSRHAYQVIQNTRNVLAIEWFCAMQAVEFRGVERMAQRTRKALDRGRGIAPSITGDRVFAKDIEKLSQDLKEAKWLGILIEQ, from the coding sequence ATGATCACATTAACAGGGAATACGTTGACATTAAAAGAAATCTATCACGTGTTATTTGAAGAGGAACAGGTTCAAGCATCAGCCGAGAGTATGGAGAATGTTAAAGTGAGCCGTAAATCAGTCGAAAAGATCGTGTCCAATAATGAAGTTGTCTATGGAATCACGACCGGCTTCGGCAAAATGAGTGATGTGTGGATCGATCAGTCACAGGTTGAAGCACTTCAACTCAATTTGATCAGAAGTCATGCCTGTGGAGTGGGAGAGCCATTTCCAGAGGTCGTCAGCAGGGCGATGCTCCTTTTAAGGACGAACGCTTTATTGAAGGGCTATTCCGGGGTCCGTGTTGAAGTCATCAATTTATTGATTGACTGCATCAATAGTGGGATCCATCCAATCGTTCCACAGCAAGGCTCGCTGGGAGCAAGCGGCGATCTTGCACCATTATCACATTTGGCGCTTGTACTTATCGGTGAAGGAGAAGCTTTTTATAAAGGAAAAAGGGTGAGCGGAGAAGAAGCATTACAAAGGGAAAACCTGACCCCGCTTGTGTTGAGTGCGAAGGAAGGTCTCGCCTTGATCAACGGGACACAAGCGATGACCGCCATGGGAGTAGTCGCTTATCTTGAGGCAGAAAAACTTGCCTATCAAAGTGAACTGATTGCAGCAATCACATTAGAAGGGTTGAGAGGAATTACAGATGCGTTTGAAGAGGAGATCCATCAGGCGAGAGGGTATCCCGAACAGGTCGGTGTCGCACAGCGGATCAGGATGTATATCAAACAAAGCGAGCTTTCGACAAAGCAAGGCGAAGTGAGGGTCCAGGACGCCTATTCATTGAGATGTATTCCGCAAGTCCATGGCGCCACTTGGCAGGCGTTGAACTATGTAAAAGAAAAACTAGAGATTGAAATCAATGCTGCAACGGATAATCCCCTGATTTTTGATTATGGGAACAAAGTGATATCTGGGGGGAATTTCCACGGACAGCCGATTGCGATCGCCATGGATTTATTAAGCATAGCCATAGCTGAACTTGCGAACATTTCCGAGCGCCGGATCGAGAGGATGGTCAATCCACAGCTGAATGATCTCCCGGCGTTCTTATCGGCGGATCCTGGAGTGGAATCAGGTGCGATGATCCTCCAATATGCGGCTGCTTCACTTGTTTCAGAAAATAAAACGCTAGCACACCCAGCAAGCGTGGACTCGATTCCTTCGTCTGCAAACCAAGAAGATCACGTAAGCATGGGAACGATCGGTTCACGCCACGCATACCAGGTAATCCAAAACACGCGGAATGTACTTGCGATCGAATGGTTTTGCGCGATGCAAGCGGTTGAATTTAGAGGAGTTGAAAGGATGGCGCAGCGGACTCGGAAAGCACTTGACCGGGGGAGAGGAATCGCCCCGAGTATTACCGGAGACCGTGTTTTCGCCAAAGACATCGAAAAGTTGTCACAGGATTTGAAGGAAGCCAAATGGTTGGGCATTTTAATCGAACAATAA
- a CDS encoding C39 family peptidase has protein sequence MRKITTAIVCAMFVAGCSHSVAISEQPNKATSSFKEIQTVEAVKKEKVLLQVPLIKQLPELPRGCEVTSLAMLLRHAGVNVDKMTLAKEVRKDPTPYQRKNGITYFGNPNQGFVGNMYDINKPGLGVYSKPITDLAERYLPGRVVNLTGSDFAEVMQHVEQEKPVWVINNTWFSRVPAKYWVQWQTPQGKMKITYKEHSVLITGYDEQNIYFNDPLAGMKNRKVPKAQFQKGWEQMGRHAITYK, from the coding sequence ATGAGGAAAATCACCACTGCGATCGTATGTGCAATGTTCGTTGCAGGGTGCAGCCATTCCGTTGCGATTTCAGAGCAACCGAATAAGGCAACTTCCTCATTTAAAGAAATTCAAACTGTTGAAGCAGTCAAAAAAGAAAAGGTCCTGTTACAGGTTCCTTTAATCAAACAGTTACCTGAATTACCAAGAGGATGTGAAGTCACCAGCCTTGCAATGTTATTGCGACATGCAGGAGTAAATGTTGATAAAATGACCCTGGCAAAAGAGGTCAGGAAAGATCCTACACCATACCAAAGAAAAAATGGTATAACCTATTTCGGCAATCCAAATCAAGGTTTTGTAGGAAATATGTATGATATAAACAAACCAGGATTAGGTGTATATTCAAAGCCTATCACTGATTTAGCTGAGCGATATCTTCCAGGGCGAGTGGTCAATCTCACTGGATCAGATTTTGCCGAAGTCATGCAGCATGTTGAACAAGAAAAGCCTGTATGGGTCATTAATAACACCTGGTTCTCAAGGGTACCAGCAAAGTATTGGGTCCAATGGCAGACTCCTCAAGGAAAAATGAAAATCACCTATAAAGAACATTCCGTTTTGATTACTGGCTACGATGAACAAAATATTTATTTCAACGATCCTTTGGCGGGTATGAAAAACCGGAAAGTCCCAAAAGCCCAATTCCAAAAAGGATGGGAGCAGATGGGACGTCATGCAATCACATATAAGTGA
- a CDS encoding CAP domain-containing protein, with product MFKKLLITSLLSASIFGVNAGIGQASTGAEQPQVHVKKQVVLGQTDQNKVQEYMENCLKGKELDPALQEKIQEALKKAQNQQGEQKQEAPKQEQPKAEEPKAEEPAPKEEAAPAPEQKATPQEQPNTEQQQSEQPAAEGEFQLTADEQQMVDLVNQEREKAGLKPLEVDPELTKMARAKSKDMIDNNYFSHDSPTYGSPFDMMKQFGIEYNTAGENIAGNSSVEGAHTSLMNSDGHRKNILGSQYTKIGIGIVDGGPYGKMFSQEFTG from the coding sequence TTGTTCAAAAAACTTCTTATTACTTCTTTACTATCTGCATCAATTTTCGGGGTTAACGCAGGCATTGGTCAGGCATCTACAGGTGCTGAACAGCCCCAGGTACATGTGAAAAAACAAGTTGTTCTTGGTCAAACAGATCAGAACAAAGTGCAAGAATACATGGAAAACTGCTTGAAGGGTAAAGAGCTTGACCCAGCACTTCAAGAAAAAATCCAAGAAGCGTTGAAGAAAGCACAAAACCAACAAGGTGAGCAAAAACAGGAAGCTCCAAAACAAGAGCAACCTAAAGCTGAAGAACCTAAAGCTGAAGAGCCAGCTCCAAAAGAAGAAGCGGCTCCTGCTCCTGAACAAAAGGCAACTCCACAAGAGCAGCCTAATACTGAGCAACAACAATCTGAACAGCCTGCTGCAGAAGGTGAATTCCAACTTACTGCTGATGAGCAGCAAATGGTTGACCTAGTGAACCAGGAACGTGAAAAAGCTGGACTTAAACCATTGGAAGTCGATCCAGAATTGACAAAAATGGCACGTGCAAAATCAAAAGACATGATCGACAACAACTACTTCAGCCATGATTCACCAACATATGGTTCTCCATTTGATATGATGAAGCAATTCGGCATCGAATATAACACTGCAGGTGAAAACATTGCTGGAAACAGTTCTGTAGAGGGTGCACACACTTCTCTTATGAACTCTGATGGACACCGTAAAAACATTCTTGGAAGCCAATACACTAAAATTGGTATCGGAATTGTTGACGGCGGACCATACGGTAAAATGTTCTCTCAAGAATTCACTGGTTAA
- the hutU gene encoding urocanate hydratase translates to MEGFKMTKIKAPRGTTLNTKGWVQEAALRMLMNNLDPEVAEKPEELVVYGGIGKAARNWESFDAIVESLKELENDETLMVQSGKPVAIFKSHENAPRVLIANSNLVPAWSNWETFRDLEKKGLMMYGQMTAGSWIYIGTQGILQGTYETFAEAARKHFGGTLAGTLTVTAGLGGMGGAQPLAVTMNDGVVITIECDPHRIQRRIETRYCDTKAATLDEALKLAKEAMAKKEPLSIALLGNAADNLPELVRRGEIPDLVTDQTSAHDVLNGYLPIGVTLEEGEELRKRDQETYISKSKESIKQHVEAMVDLQNAGAVVFDYGNNIRQVAKDEGYENAFDFPGFVPAFIRPMFCEGKGPFRWAALSGDPEDIYAIDEVILKEFAHDEHLCKWIRMAQEKVAFQGLPSRICWLGYGDRAKLGKIINDMVESGKVSAPIVIGRDHLDCGSVASPNRETEAMKDGSDAISDWPILNALINGVNGASWVSVHHGGGVGMGYSQHAGMVIVADGTKEASERLERVLTSDPGMGVVRHADAGYDLAIKTAKEKGVRIPMLDKSNVSGRSGV, encoded by the coding sequence ATGGAGGGTTTTAAGATGACAAAAATCAAAGCACCTAGAGGAACAACATTGAATACGAAAGGATGGGTTCAGGAAGCTGCTTTGCGAATGCTGATGAATAATCTGGATCCTGAAGTGGCAGAAAAACCAGAAGAACTCGTTGTTTATGGAGGGATCGGAAAAGCTGCACGAAACTGGGAAAGCTTTGATGCTATTGTAGAATCACTAAAGGAGCTGGAAAACGACGAAACGTTGATGGTGCAATCCGGAAAGCCTGTCGCAATATTCAAATCGCATGAAAACGCACCGCGCGTGTTGATCGCTAACTCCAATCTTGTACCAGCCTGGTCGAACTGGGAAACATTCCGGGATCTCGAGAAAAAAGGGTTGATGATGTATGGACAAATGACAGCCGGAAGCTGGATCTATATCGGGACCCAGGGGATTTTACAAGGAACGTATGAAACCTTCGCGGAGGCAGCAAGAAAGCATTTTGGTGGCACTCTCGCTGGTACTTTGACCGTAACTGCGGGGCTTGGTGGAATGGGTGGTGCACAGCCGCTTGCGGTCACGATGAATGATGGAGTCGTCATTACAATCGAATGTGACCCGCATCGGATCCAGCGCAGAATTGAAACGAGGTATTGTGATACGAAAGCCGCGACGCTTGATGAAGCATTGAAATTGGCAAAAGAAGCAATGGCGAAAAAAGAACCGCTTTCGATCGCTTTGCTTGGAAATGCGGCAGACAATTTACCTGAGCTCGTTAGACGGGGCGAAATTCCAGATCTTGTGACCGACCAGACTTCGGCTCATGATGTTTTGAATGGGTATCTGCCAATTGGAGTCACTCTAGAAGAGGGCGAAGAATTACGGAAACGGGACCAAGAAACATATATCTCAAAATCAAAGGAAAGCATCAAGCAACATGTGGAAGCGATGGTTGACCTGCAAAATGCAGGGGCGGTCGTTTTCGACTACGGAAACAATATCCGTCAAGTTGCAAAGGATGAAGGATACGAAAATGCATTCGATTTCCCAGGCTTCGTACCAGCCTTCATCCGACCGATGTTCTGCGAAGGGAAAGGTCCATTCCGTTGGGCAGCTCTCTCAGGTGATCCTGAAGACATCTATGCTATTGACGAAGTGATTCTTAAGGAATTCGCCCATGATGAACATTTGTGCAAATGGATCAGGATGGCACAGGAGAAAGTCGCGTTTCAGGGGCTTCCGTCTCGCATTTGCTGGCTCGGTTACGGGGATCGTGCCAAACTTGGGAAAATCATCAATGATATGGTCGAAAGCGGTAAAGTGAGTGCTCCGATCGTCATCGGTCGTGACCACCTCGACTGCGGTTCAGTCGCCTCTCCGAACAGGGAAACGGAAGCGATGAAAGACGGTAGTGATGCCATCAGCGATTGGCCGATCTTGAACGCGTTGATCAATGGAGTCAATGGTGCAAGCTGGGTTTCTGTCCATCATGGCGGTGGTGTCGGAATGGGATACTCACAGCATGCTGGTATGGTCATCGTTGCGGACGGCACGAAGGAAGCTTCTGAAAGACTGGAACGGGTATTAACGTCTGACCCTGGTATGGGCGTGGTAAGACATGCAGATGCAGGTTATGATTTAGCAATTAAGACAGCAAAAGAGAAGGGTGTCCGAATCCCGATGCTGGATAAGAGTAATGTAAGCGGAAGGAGTGGCGTATAA
- a CDS encoding YjcZ family sporulation protein gives MSHFYGTGFSIILVLFILLIIVGTAFVY, from the coding sequence ATGAGTCACTTTTACGGTACTGGATTTTCCATAATCTTAGTATTGTTCATCTTGCTAATTATTGTAGGTACAGCGTTTGTATATTAA